A section of the Candidatus Limnocylindrales bacterium genome encodes:
- a CDS encoding exonuclease domain-containing protein — MRATLHRLLSSHGGMSTAAEMLDIVFVGRGRDTPFGRRFLASLLADDPRFREDDGIWQLVEEHVLDAPLASAPFVVVDLETTGHRPDDGGVTEIGAIRLEGLHEVGRFETLVHPGRPIPGFVTKLTGISDAMVANAPPLRDVIGKFAEFAEGAVLVAHNAAFDARLLDYACRKWLGRPLGLPALCTVKLAQRLMPEQRRTSLEALSEHFGFTSGTRHRAMADAERTVDLLARFVPILQERGATTVHHLIEAQEDPVAPRRLEIRVRQADLEDLPEGPGVYRLIGRDEDPLFVGRAANLRERVLQYFLDIDHMSDRQLAMVAKTWEVSFTACGSPLEAALVEAAEVHRLEPAYNRGDRHLPRSSFVKVTVRSPFPRVFVAGRVSADGALYVGPLRGRAFADDAAELVAAAFRLRTCPGLMRPDPACQPCELGPAGRCTSPCNASVSADDYAAQIDALDRCLRSRFGPRELMAAAGVVSGASDYGRFQAAARRLERLAQRSHWLVNALHYLAVAPGAPGPLPGVFVAAVVAGRCIGTWTVSSRAGIDQVAASVRGVWAGQIPPRDELPIADASTILAVWLQEADPTGGEFLIPLEEGDEASLLAGRERLAVRLDELGSQRRQQGATVHRIAKAKGVSR; from the coding sequence ATGAGAGCCACCCTGCACCGACTCCTGAGCTCGCACGGCGGAATGTCGACGGCGGCGGAGATGCTCGACATCGTCTTCGTCGGTCGCGGTCGCGACACGCCGTTCGGCCGCAGGTTCCTGGCATCGCTTCTCGCCGACGATCCGCGCTTCCGCGAAGACGACGGCATCTGGCAGCTTGTCGAGGAGCACGTGCTCGATGCGCCGCTCGCAAGCGCGCCGTTCGTGGTCGTCGATCTCGAGACCACCGGGCATCGTCCCGACGACGGCGGCGTCACCGAGATCGGCGCGATCCGCCTCGAAGGCCTTCACGAAGTCGGCCGCTTCGAGACGCTGGTTCATCCCGGCCGGCCGATTCCCGGCTTCGTCACGAAGTTGACCGGCATCTCCGATGCGATGGTGGCGAACGCACCGCCGCTTCGCGACGTGATCGGAAAGTTCGCCGAATTCGCCGAAGGCGCGGTATTGGTCGCGCACAACGCTGCGTTCGACGCGCGGCTTCTCGACTACGCGTGCCGCAAATGGCTGGGCCGTCCGCTCGGGCTGCCTGCGCTGTGCACCGTCAAGCTCGCGCAGCGGCTGATGCCGGAGCAGCGCCGCACGTCGCTCGAGGCGTTGAGCGAGCATTTCGGATTCACGTCCGGCACGCGCCATCGCGCGATGGCCGACGCCGAGCGAACCGTCGACCTGCTCGCGCGCTTCGTTCCGATCCTTCAGGAACGCGGCGCGACCACCGTGCATCATCTGATCGAGGCCCAGGAGGATCCGGTCGCGCCGCGGCGGCTCGAAATCCGCGTACGCCAGGCGGATCTCGAAGATCTGCCCGAAGGGCCCGGCGTCTACCGCCTGATCGGGCGCGACGAAGATCCGCTGTTCGTCGGCCGCGCCGCCAATCTGCGCGAGCGCGTGCTGCAGTATTTCCTCGACATCGATCACATGAGCGATCGCCAGCTCGCGATGGTCGCCAAGACCTGGGAAGTTTCGTTCACGGCGTGCGGCTCGCCGCTCGAAGCGGCGCTCGTCGAGGCCGCCGAAGTCCATCGTCTCGAGCCGGCGTACAATCGCGGCGATCGCCATCTTCCGCGAAGCTCGTTCGTCAAGGTCACGGTGCGCTCTCCGTTCCCGCGCGTTTTCGTCGCCGGACGCGTATCCGCCGACGGTGCACTTTACGTCGGCCCGCTTCGCGGCCGCGCGTTCGCGGACGATGCCGCCGAGCTGGTTGCGGCCGCGTTCCGTCTGCGCACGTGCCCCGGCCTGATGCGTCCGGACCCTGCGTGTCAGCCGTGCGAGCTCGGTCCGGCCGGACGCTGCACGAGCCCGTGCAACGCCAGCGTGTCGGCCGACGACTATGCCGCGCAGATCGACGCGCTCGATCGCTGCCTGCGCAGCCGCTTCGGTCCGCGCGAGCTCATGGCCGCTGCGGGAGTGGTCTCGGGTGCGAGCGACTACGGCCGCTTCCAGGCCGCGGCGCGCCGGCTCGAGCGGCTCGCCCAGCGCTCGCACTGGCTCGTCAACGCGCTTCACTATCTCGCGGTTGCACCCGGCGCGCCAGGTCCGTTGCCCGGCGTATTCGTCGCGGCCGTGGTCGCGGGACGCTGCATCGGCACATGGACGGTTTCGAGCCGCGCCGGCATCGACCAGGTCGCCGCATCGGTGCGCGGAGTGTGGGCCGGGCAGATTCCGCCGCGCGACGAGCTTCCGATCGCCGACGCGAGCACGATTCTCGCCGTCTGGTTGCAGGAAGCCGATCCGACCGGTGGCGAGTTCCTGATTCCGCTCGAGGAAGGCGACGAAGCCAGCCTGCTCGCCGGTCGCGAGCGTCTTGCCGTTCGTCTCGACGAGCTCGGCAGCCAGCGCAGGCAGCAGGGCGCCACCGTGCATCGCATCGCCAAAGCCAAAGGCGTGTCGCGGTGA
- a CDS encoding CDP-alcohol phosphatidyltransferase family protein, translating to MPALLPSAISLLRPVLGLYVLSGAVSTSSTVPLLIVAVACVSDFVDGRVARAIDRGRAPALGVDEGAAAKHADRWENYAGRLVDNLCDFGFLLCMFLFYAGAELWSPPVWGNLLRHWDGVNRVPVYALLASFGIYFARLCMDLRAARKPEGSPRGHAAGVANYGLAILGALEMLPDVDLGPRLLESAMLGVALLNAAAVLENAALMFHRQRGGPTMPA from the coding sequence TTGCCTGCTCTCCTGCCGTCTGCGATCAGCCTCCTGCGCCCCGTTCTCGGTCTTTATGTTTTGTCCGGAGCCGTCTCGACGAGCTCCACGGTGCCGCTTCTGATCGTGGCGGTCGCGTGCGTCAGCGACTTCGTCGATGGCCGCGTTGCCCGCGCCATCGATCGTGGCCGGGCTCCCGCGCTCGGCGTCGACGAAGGAGCCGCGGCGAAGCACGCCGATCGATGGGAAAACTACGCGGGACGCCTCGTCGACAATCTCTGCGACTTCGGCTTTCTGCTGTGCATGTTCCTGTTCTACGCGGGCGCCGAGCTGTGGTCGCCGCCGGTCTGGGGAAATCTGCTGCGACACTGGGACGGCGTAAACCGCGTGCCGGTTTACGCGCTGCTGGCGTCGTTCGGCATTTACTTCGCGAGGCTCTGCATGGACCTGCGTGCCGCGCGCAAGCCCGAGGGATCGCCGCGCGGCCACGCAGCGGGCGTTGCCAACTACGGCCTGGCGATCCTCGGCGCACTCGAGATGCTGCCCGACGTCGACCTCGGGCCGAGGCTGCTCGAGTCGGCGATGCTGGGCGTCGCCTTGCTCAATGCGGCAGCAGTTCTCGAGAATGCCGCGCTCATGTTCCACCGGCAGCGCGGCGGGCCTACAATGCCGGCGTGA
- a CDS encoding Smr/MutS family protein, whose product MSDEELLATSRAGASRMAQLSTRVRIRRPPDLSHIEARRQEEVAAMARGEGFDVTYEDHHVRARAASVSLETLGRLEKGEFAISAHLDLHGMPFEDARRAVDEFLAEQQKKGHRCVLIVTGKGKNSPNGQGVLRERVPAWLARGPSSRRVLAFASARACDGGVGALVVLMRAGSSSKTRIDVEHGGAGPLGT is encoded by the coding sequence ATGTCCGACGAAGAATTGCTGGCGACCTCGCGCGCCGGTGCGTCGCGCATGGCCCAGCTTTCGACGCGGGTACGGATCCGCCGTCCCCCCGATCTCTCCCACATCGAGGCGCGCCGCCAGGAAGAGGTAGCCGCGATGGCTCGCGGCGAGGGCTTCGACGTCACCTACGAAGACCATCACGTGCGGGCGCGAGCGGCGAGCGTCAGCCTCGAGACGCTCGGTCGTCTCGAGAAAGGCGAATTCGCGATCTCTGCACACCTCGATCTGCACGGGATGCCGTTCGAGGACGCTCGCCGCGCGGTCGACGAATTCCTCGCCGAACAGCAGAAAAAGGGTCATCGCTGCGTGCTGATCGTCACCGGCAAAGGGAAAAACTCGCCAAACGGACAGGGCGTGCTGCGCGAACGCGTGCCGGCGTGGCTCGCGCGCGGACCGAGCTCGCGGCGGGTGCTCGCATTCGCCAGCGCGAGAGCCTGCGACGGCGGAGTCGGCGCACTGGTTGTGTTGATGCGAGCCGGCAGTTCGAGTAAGACTCGAATCGACGTCGAGCACGGTGGAGCTGGTCCTCTGGGGACCTGA
- a CDS encoding LLM class F420-dependent oxidoreductase: MQAKRPATFSLFLPQAGFPHSMLRERALLLEQLGYDGLWLVDHFWARGLPDLEFVEGWTTLAALAEATSRLRLGLMVTCNSYRNPALLAKMVSTVDRISGGRVELGIGAGWMDEEYRAYGYDFPSMGTRLEQLEEGLEIVTRMFSERRTTFEGRHYRVVDAPNSPKPVQQKVPITIGGAGEKKLLRLVARYASRWNCPMSNAHEIERLCGVLAAHCSDVGRDAGEIVVSEQMMVVIGPTEAEFESKFETAKVMLGGFADVGAVAVAGTPDRVIAGLRAKMDRGVTDFAVMFGDLGLDDTLELFAREVMPALR, translated from the coding sequence ATGCAAGCGAAGCGTCCTGCAACATTCTCGCTGTTTCTCCCACAGGCCGGATTCCCGCATTCGATGCTGCGCGAGCGCGCGCTGCTGCTCGAACAGCTCGGCTACGACGGGCTGTGGCTGGTCGATCACTTCTGGGCGCGCGGCCTTCCCGATCTCGAGTTCGTCGAAGGCTGGACGACGCTCGCGGCACTGGCCGAAGCCACGTCCAGGCTGCGTCTCGGGCTTATGGTGACGTGCAACTCGTACCGAAACCCCGCGCTGCTCGCGAAGATGGTCTCCACCGTCGATCGCATCAGCGGCGGACGCGTCGAGCTCGGAATCGGCGCCGGCTGGATGGACGAGGAATACCGCGCGTACGGCTACGATTTCCCGTCCATGGGCACGAGGCTCGAGCAGCTCGAGGAAGGCCTCGAGATCGTGACGCGCATGTTCTCGGAGCGCCGCACGACGTTCGAGGGCCGGCACTATCGCGTCGTCGACGCGCCGAACTCGCCGAAGCCGGTGCAGCAGAAAGTCCCGATCACGATCGGCGGCGCCGGCGAAAAGAAGCTTCTGCGGCTCGTCGCGCGCTACGCTTCGCGCTGGAACTGCCCGATGAGCAACGCACACGAAATCGAGCGGCTTTGCGGCGTGCTTGCCGCCCATTGCAGCGACGTCGGCCGCGACGCCGGCGAGATCGTCGTCAGCGAGCAGATGATGGTCGTCATCGGCCCCACCGAGGCCGAGTTCGAGTCGAAGTTCGAAACCGCCAAGGTGATGCTCGGCGGCTTCGCCGACGTCGGCGCGGTCGCAGTGGCCGGAACGCCGGACCGCGTGATTGCCGGGCTGCGCGCGAAGATGGACCGCGGCGTCACCGACTTTGCAGTGATGTTCGGAGATCTCGGACTCGACGACACGCTCGAGCTGTTTGCGCGCGAGGTCATGCCCGCGCTGCGCTGA
- a CDS encoding LysR family transcriptional regulator, which yields MHIETLKIFCDVVENQSFSLAASQNFITQSAVSQQIRGLEERYGKRLLERKRGSVRPTAAGEILHRSCREILHSFNEMEAQLQGLSNVVTGSIRVGTVHSIGLYELSEPLKHYFADFPHVNVYLEYDRASHVYEQVLRGNVDLGIVAYPTARAQITVLDFRTDRLVVVCSPRHALADKPRIAVTDLDGEKMVGFEKGIPTRLALDRLFNEKQVAVQYVAELDNIEMVKRLVEVGAGIAILPDKACAHEIQSGSLVRIELNDRGITRPIGIIYRTGKHFSPAVERFIEYLQADSKRLVATTRAAS from the coding sequence ATGCACATCGAAACGCTCAAGATCTTCTGCGACGTCGTCGAAAACCAGAGCTTCTCGCTGGCCGCATCGCAGAACTTCATCACGCAGTCCGCCGTCAGCCAGCAGATCCGCGGCCTCGAGGAGCGCTACGGCAAGCGATTGCTCGAGCGCAAGCGCGGCAGCGTCCGGCCGACCGCCGCAGGTGAGATCCTGCATCGCTCGTGTCGCGAGATCCTTCACAGCTTCAACGAGATGGAGGCGCAGCTGCAGGGGCTGAGCAACGTCGTGACCGGAAGCATACGGGTCGGGACGGTGCACAGCATCGGTCTCTACGAGCTTTCCGAGCCGCTCAAGCACTACTTCGCCGATTTCCCGCACGTCAACGTCTACCTCGAATACGACCGCGCAAGTCACGTGTACGAGCAGGTGCTGCGCGGCAACGTCGACCTCGGCATCGTCGCGTACCCGACCGCGCGCGCACAGATCACGGTGCTCGATTTCCGCACCGATCGCCTCGTGGTCGTCTGCTCGCCGCGTCATGCGCTCGCCGACAAGCCGCGCATCGCCGTGACCGATCTCGACGGTGAGAAGATGGTCGGTTTCGAAAAAGGCATCCCGACACGTCTCGCGCTCGACCGCCTGTTCAACGAAAAGCAGGTCGCGGTGCAGTACGTGGCCGAGCTCGACAACATCGAGATGGTCAAGCGCCTTGTCGAGGTCGGCGCCGGCATCGCGATCCTTCCGGACAAGGCCTGCGCGCACGAGATCCAGTCGGGCTCGCTCGTGCGCATCGAGCTCAACGACCGCGGCATCACGCGTCCGATCGGGATCATCTACCGCACCGGCAAGCACTTCAGCCCGGCTGTCGAGCGCTTCATCGAGTACCTGCAGGCCGACAGCAAGCGCCTGGTCGCCACGACGCGCGCGGCGAGCTGA
- a CDS encoding D-alanine--D-alanine ligase family protein, translating to MKGTSKLHVLLLAGGRSAEHPISLRSGATVLDGLVKAGHRVTPVGITREGLWVHGNLAAQLEKARTGIIDLDPAGMTPVALVWTGSATRLIAPGGENLGSAGDPIDVVFPILHGPNGEDGTLQGLLELARVPYVGAGPTASAIAMDKLAMKMLCDAAAIPQVEFFSAGSDDDSAIDARVCSSFGYPCYVKPANLGSSVGVTRVREASGLAPALAEARRHDSRVIVERGCDAREIEIGILGSKPGELSPVGEILPADGIYDFDSKYVDASAGLRAPTEIPAAALEDLHRIAHQAWEMIGGRGMARIDFFLEKSTGRVLLNEINTIPGFTAISMYPRLWNAAGLTLDELVDRLLELALERR from the coding sequence ATGAAAGGAACCAGCAAACTACACGTGCTGCTGCTTGCCGGCGGCCGATCGGCGGAACATCCGATCTCGCTCCGCTCCGGTGCCACGGTGCTCGACGGCCTCGTGAAGGCCGGGCATCGCGTGACGCCGGTGGGGATCACGCGCGAAGGCCTCTGGGTCCACGGCAACCTCGCCGCGCAGCTCGAGAAAGCCCGCACCGGCATCATCGATCTCGACCCGGCCGGCATGACGCCGGTCGCGCTCGTCTGGACCGGGTCGGCGACCCGGCTGATCGCGCCGGGCGGCGAGAATCTCGGGAGCGCGGGCGATCCGATCGATGTCGTGTTCCCGATCCTTCACGGGCCGAACGGTGAGGACGGAACGCTGCAGGGCCTGCTCGAGCTTGCGCGCGTGCCGTACGTCGGCGCCGGGCCGACCGCGAGCGCGATCGCCATGGACAAGCTCGCGATGAAGATGCTCTGCGATGCCGCGGCCATCCCGCAGGTCGAGTTCTTCTCCGCAGGCAGCGATGACGACTCCGCGATCGATGCGCGCGTGTGCTCGTCGTTCGGGTACCCGTGCTACGTCAAGCCGGCCAATCTCGGCTCGTCGGTCGGCGTCACGCGCGTGCGCGAGGCATCCGGGCTTGCGCCGGCTCTCGCCGAAGCCCGCCGCCACGACAGTCGCGTGATCGTCGAGCGCGGCTGCGACGCGCGCGAGATCGAGATCGGAATCCTCGGCAGCAAACCCGGCGAGCTGTCGCCGGTCGGAGAGATCCTGCCGGCCGACGGGATCTACGACTTTGACAGCAAGTACGTCGACGCGAGCGCAGGCCTTCGCGCGCCGACCGAGATTCCGGCGGCGGCGCTCGAGGATCTGCACCGCATCGCGCACCAGGCGTGGGAAATGATCGGCGGGCGCGGCATGGCGAGAATCGACTTCTTCCTGGAGAAATCGACCGGCCGCGTGCTGCTGAACGAGATCAACACGATCCCGGGCTTCACGGCAATCAGCATGTATCCTCGCTTGTGGAACGCGGCCGGGCTGACGCTCGACGAGCTCGTCGACCGGCTGCTCGAGCTCGCGCTCGAACGCAGATGA
- a CDS encoding tetratricopeptide repeat protein, whose protein sequence is MKNRVALGGLLALSVAAGAWLFMPAPQTESVRSCDQGGACTAPEVAAPDESATGDSQQTSAPDQPVAVDRTAQAPAAAPAAPTAAAPPADGIALRKQADELRAAGRIPEAIVALKAATRADPSARNHGDLGEMLASVLAMDEALIHLRKAADLDPGNADRWITLANAYYRKMDPGKAWAAEKRAKQADPGLELGFDAGGRRVRKPAGAGDSPAQ, encoded by the coding sequence ATGAAGAACCGCGTCGCGCTTGGCGGTCTGCTGGCCCTCTCCGTTGCAGCGGGAGCATGGCTGTTCATGCCGGCGCCGCAGACGGAATCGGTTCGCTCGTGCGACCAGGGCGGAGCATGCACGGCTCCGGAAGTCGCAGCGCCGGACGAAAGCGCGACAGGAGATTCACAGCAGACAAGCGCACCTGACCAGCCGGTCGCGGTGGATCGGACCGCTCAGGCGCCAGCGGCGGCACCAGCCGCACCAACAGCTGCCGCGCCACCCGCGGACGGCATCGCGCTGCGCAAGCAGGCCGACGAGCTTCGTGCGGCCGGCCGGATCCCCGAAGCGATCGTGGCTCTGAAAGCGGCAACCAGGGCGGACCCGAGCGCGCGCAACCACGGCGACCTCGGCGAGATGCTGGCGAGCGTGCTGGCAATGGACGAGGCGCTCATCCACCTGCGCAAGGCTGCAGATCTGGATCCGGGCAACGCCGACCGCTGGATCACGCTCGCCAACGCGTACTACCGGAAAATGGACCCCGGCAAGGCGTGGGCTGCCGAGAAGCGGGCCAAACAGGCCGATCCCGGCCTGGAGCTCGGTTTCGATGCCGGTGGAAGGCGGGTCCGAAAACCCGCCGGGGCGGGTGACTCACCCGCGCAATAG